In the Ramlibacter tataouinensis TTB310 genome, one interval contains:
- a CDS encoding Bug family tripartite tricarboxylate transporter substrate binding protein, protein MTPQHLFAPTGLRRRRWMAVAAGALALGAGALPALAQDAWPTRPIRLVVPFTPGGVTDTSGRLVAEYLGRRLGQQVIVDNKPGASGNIGSALVKDAAPDGYTLVLGFDGTMVINPHVFSKLPFDTLKDFTPIGKIGDATLILVAHPEAPLKTVADVVSVSKSRPGGLSFGTSGTGGTPHIAGELLKMRTGANLTHVLYKGGGQALTDVVGGTIPLVYTAVAGAHGFVKNGKLRALAVSSAQRTPALPDVPTFIEAGVPDFVVNSWVGLLAPAGLPPAIAARLNTALNAVLNDPEARDKLRVLGIEAAPGSAEQFRDEMRRDLARYAEVVKAAGIKID, encoded by the coding sequence ATGACCCCCCAGCACCTTTTCGCCCCGACGGGCCTGCGCCGGCGCCGCTGGATGGCCGTGGCCGCCGGCGCGCTGGCGCTGGGCGCCGGCGCCCTGCCCGCCCTGGCGCAGGACGCCTGGCCGACCCGGCCGATCCGCCTGGTGGTGCCGTTCACGCCCGGCGGCGTCACCGACACCAGCGGCCGCCTGGTCGCGGAGTACCTGGGGCGCCGGCTCGGCCAGCAGGTGATCGTGGACAACAAGCCGGGCGCCTCCGGCAACATCGGCAGCGCCCTGGTCAAGGATGCGGCGCCGGACGGCTACACGCTGGTGCTGGGCTTCGACGGCACCATGGTGATCAACCCGCACGTGTTCAGCAAGCTGCCGTTCGACACGCTCAAGGACTTCACGCCCATCGGCAAGATCGGCGACGCCACGCTGATCCTGGTGGCGCATCCCGAGGCGCCGCTGAAGACGGTGGCCGACGTCGTCTCGGTGTCCAAGAGCCGCCCCGGCGGGCTGTCGTTCGGCACCTCGGGCACCGGCGGCACGCCGCACATCGCGGGCGAGCTGCTGAAGATGCGCACCGGCGCCAACCTGACCCACGTCCTCTACAAGGGCGGCGGCCAGGCCCTGACCGACGTGGTGGGCGGCACCATCCCGCTGGTCTATACCGCCGTCGCCGGCGCGCACGGCTTCGTCAAGAACGGCAAGCTGCGCGCGCTGGCCGTCTCCAGCGCGCAGCGCACGCCGGCGCTGCCGGACGTGCCCACCTTCATCGAGGCGGGCGTGCCGGATTTCGTCGTCAACTCCTGGGTCGGCCTGCTGGCGCCCGCCGGCCTGCCGCCGGCCATCGCCGCCCGCCTGAACACCGCGCTCAACGCGGTGCTGAACGACCCGGAGGCCCGCGACAAGCTGCGCGTGCTGGGAATCGAGGCGGCGCCGGGCAGCGCCGAGCAGTTCCGCGATGAGATGCGGCGCGACCTGGCGCGCTATGCCGAGGTCGTCAAGGCGGCCGGCATCAAGATCGACTGA
- a CDS encoding class I SAM-dependent methyltransferase: MSPLPQLNRRATLQCLGLALAGLPLAVIAQEAPQRYRRVAPSPDGIGKVYMGREISGVMGWQGAAWLERGEREREERTDLLLRELALRPGQQVADVGAGSGYLTRRMAPQVAPGGTVWATDVQPEMVRLLRQDAARAGLGNVRPVLGTPTDVNLPPATLDLAVLVDVYHELEFPFEAMDSLVRALKPGGRVVLVEYRAEDPKVPIKPLHKMSQDQVRREMAPHALAWERTADVLPWQHLMVFRKTARPS, encoded by the coding sequence ATGAGCCCGCTCCCGCAGTTGAACCGGCGTGCCACGCTGCAATGCTTGGGCCTGGCGCTGGCCGGTCTGCCGCTGGCCGTGATCGCGCAGGAAGCGCCGCAGCGCTACCGCCGCGTTGCGCCTAGCCCCGACGGCATCGGCAAGGTCTACATGGGCCGCGAGATCTCGGGCGTGATGGGCTGGCAGGGCGCCGCCTGGCTGGAACGCGGCGAGCGCGAGCGCGAGGAGCGCACCGACCTGCTGCTGCGCGAGCTGGCGCTGCGGCCGGGTCAGCAGGTGGCCGACGTGGGCGCGGGCTCGGGCTACCTCACCCGCCGCATGGCGCCGCAGGTGGCGCCCGGCGGCACCGTGTGGGCGACCGACGTGCAGCCCGAGATGGTGCGGCTGCTGCGCCAGGATGCGGCGCGCGCCGGCCTGGGGAACGTGCGCCCGGTGCTGGGCACGCCGACCGACGTGAACCTGCCGCCCGCGACGCTGGACCTGGCCGTGCTGGTGGACGTCTACCACGAGCTGGAGTTTCCGTTCGAGGCGATGGACAGCCTGGTGCGCGCCCTCAAGCCCGGCGGCCGCGTGGTGCTGGTGGAGTACCGCGCCGAGGACCCGAAGGTGCCCATCAAGCCCTTGCACAAGATGAGCCAGGACCAGGTGCGGCGCGAGATGGCGCCGCACGCGCTGGCGTGGGAACGCACGGCGGACGTGCTGCCCTGGCAGCACCTGATGGTTTTCAGGAAGACGGCCCGGCCGTCCTAA
- the prpR gene encoding propionate catabolism operon regulatory protein PrpR → MDTLHHPPARRPRLCFLSYRQIRAFAMPIVAEYAGRADIEVVDGSFDAALGLAQERIDKGLVDVFVSAGSNASLLRAGLNVPVATIKLGGFDLLQALIRAREVSPRVGIVTYGQTIPELDAVKALLNVDIRQYAYTTPEVARRCVAALRADGVAVVVGSSVVVELAQNAGLHGLLAYSLASVRQGFEDALELARVARLEAGRYEQLSSVVHHLRQAVLAVNTEARVIAANPAMQAILGLQPLVGRPLAELPPELALQPTLATGQGEHDTVLRLAGRDWLARRTPILEQGLVAGAALTLDDPRQIHEADNLLRIQRRRQQATTRYSFGSLLGQAPAFLAAVQTARRYARSGQGILITGESGVGKELFAQAIHDAGPQAKRPFVAVNCAAFPESLLESELFGHEEGAFTGARRGGRRGLFEAAHTGTLFLDEIGDMPLALQSRLLRVLQEREVTRLGGTAAIPVDVCVIAATHRDLAALVAEGRFRQDLYYRINTLPLALPALRERRQDILPLAEALLRRGLGRLGSTVEPRQVLAPLRGALESHPWPGNIRELENAMERLAVHLLQWSSAGAIDAARLRADFAALLDGVPVPAAGTPPGPLSGTRSARARQALARSSGRHGEAARALGVSRSTLWRWLREGGDAPA, encoded by the coding sequence ATGGACACCTTGCACCACCCTCCTGCCCGTCGGCCCCGGCTGTGCTTCCTCAGCTACCGGCAGATCCGCGCCTTCGCCATGCCCATCGTGGCGGAGTACGCCGGCCGCGCCGACATCGAGGTGGTGGACGGCAGCTTCGACGCGGCGCTGGGGCTGGCCCAGGAGCGCATCGACAAGGGCCTGGTGGACGTGTTCGTCAGCGCCGGCTCCAACGCCAGCCTGCTGCGCGCGGGGCTGAACGTGCCGGTGGCCACCATCAAGCTCGGCGGCTTCGACCTGCTGCAGGCGCTGATCCGGGCGCGCGAGGTCTCGCCCCGCGTGGGCATCGTGACCTACGGCCAGACCATCCCGGAGCTCGACGCCGTCAAGGCGCTGCTGAACGTCGACATCCGCCAGTACGCCTACACCACGCCCGAGGTGGCGCGGCGGTGCGTGGCCGCCCTGCGCGCCGATGGCGTGGCGGTGGTCGTGGGCTCCAGCGTGGTGGTGGAGCTGGCGCAGAACGCCGGCCTGCACGGCCTGCTGGCCTACTCGCTGGCCAGCGTCCGCCAGGGCTTCGAGGATGCGCTCGAGCTGGCCCGCGTGGCCCGCCTGGAAGCCGGCCGCTACGAGCAGCTGAGCAGCGTGGTGCACCACCTGCGCCAAGCCGTGCTCGCGGTCAACACCGAAGCCCGGGTGATCGCCGCCAATCCGGCGATGCAGGCCATCCTGGGCCTGCAGCCGCTGGTGGGCCGGCCGCTCGCGGAACTGCCGCCCGAGCTGGCCCTGCAGCCCACGCTGGCGACCGGGCAGGGCGAACACGACACCGTGCTGCGGCTGGCCGGCCGCGACTGGCTGGCGCGCCGCACGCCCATCCTCGAGCAGGGGCTGGTCGCCGGCGCGGCGCTCACCCTGGACGATCCGCGCCAGATCCACGAGGCGGACAACCTGCTGCGCATCCAGCGGCGGCGCCAGCAGGCTACCACCCGCTACAGCTTCGGCAGCCTGCTGGGCCAGGCGCCCGCCTTCCTGGCGGCGGTGCAGACGGCGCGGCGCTACGCGCGCAGCGGCCAGGGCATCCTCATCACTGGCGAGAGCGGCGTGGGCAAGGAGCTGTTCGCCCAGGCCATCCACGACGCCGGGCCGCAGGCCAAGCGGCCGTTCGTCGCGGTGAACTGCGCCGCCTTCCCCGAGAGCCTGCTGGAGAGCGAGCTGTTCGGCCACGAGGAGGGCGCCTTCACCGGCGCGCGGCGCGGCGGCCGGCGCGGGCTGTTCGAGGCGGCCCACACCGGCACGCTGTTCCTGGACGAGATCGGCGACATGCCGCTGGCGCTGCAGTCGCGCCTGCTGCGGGTGCTGCAGGAGCGGGAGGTCACCCGCCTGGGCGGCACCGCCGCCATCCCGGTGGATGTCTGCGTCATCGCGGCGACCCACCGCGACCTGGCCGCGCTGGTGGCCGAAGGCCGCTTCCGCCAGGACCTGTATTACCGTATCAACACCCTGCCGCTGGCGCTGCCGGCGCTGCGCGAGCGCCGCCAGGACATCCTGCCGCTGGCCGAGGCCCTGCTGCGCCGCGGCCTGGGCCGGCTCGGCTCGACGGTGGAGCCGCGGCAGGTGCTGGCGCCGCTGCGCGGCGCGCTGGAGTCGCACCCCTGGCCGGGCAATATCCGCGAACTGGAGAACGCGATGGAGCGGCTGGCCGTGCACCTGCTGCAATGGTCCTCGGCCGGCGCCATCGATGCCGCGCGGCTGCGTGCCGACTTCGCCGCGCTGCTCGATGGCGTGCCGGTCCCGGCCGCGGGGACGCCACCGGGGCCGCTCTCAGGCACCCGCAGCGCGCGCGCCCGGCAGGCCCTGGCCCGCAGCAGCGGCCGGCACGGCGAGGCCGCCCGCGCGCTGGGCGTGAGCCGCTCCACCCTGTGGCGCTGGCTGCGCGAGGGCGGGGACGCGCCCGCCTAG
- a CDS encoding SDR family oxidoreductase, protein MDLQLGGKHVLITGGSKGIGLACAQGFLREGATVSLVSRNSAHLDAALSLLKAQQPASAGRVALVAADLRRPEQALQALEQAEAAHGAVDVLVNSAGAAQRTVPDELDAQAWHDAMDAKFFTYIHMTDPVAKRMGARGAGAIVNVIGAGGKTPSAHHLPGGAANAALMLVSAGLAAAYGPRGVRVNAVNPGATVTDRLKSGLEVAARMGRIPVEEALRRASQDVPLGRLAQPEEVANVVLFLASPCASYVTGAQVSMDGAARPMVV, encoded by the coding sequence ATGGACCTCCAGCTCGGCGGCAAGCATGTGCTGATCACCGGCGGCAGCAAGGGCATCGGGCTGGCCTGCGCCCAGGGCTTCCTGCGCGAAGGCGCCACGGTGAGCCTGGTCTCGCGCAACAGCGCCCACCTGGACGCGGCCCTGTCCCTGCTGAAGGCGCAGCAGCCCGCATCGGCCGGGCGTGTGGCCCTGGTGGCGGCCGACCTGCGCCGGCCCGAGCAGGCGCTGCAGGCGCTGGAGCAGGCCGAAGCCGCCCACGGCGCGGTCGACGTGCTGGTGAACTCCGCCGGCGCGGCGCAGCGCACGGTGCCGGACGAACTCGATGCGCAGGCCTGGCACGACGCCATGGACGCCAAGTTCTTCACCTACATCCACATGACCGACCCCGTGGCCAAGCGCATGGGCGCCCGCGGCGCGGGCGCCATCGTCAACGTGATCGGCGCCGGCGGCAAGACGCCCAGCGCCCACCACCTGCCCGGCGGCGCCGCCAATGCCGCGCTGATGCTGGTCAGCGCTGGGCTGGCCGCCGCCTACGGGCCGCGCGGCGTGCGGGTCAATGCGGTCAACCCGGGCGCCACCGTCACCGACCGCCTGAAGTCGGGCCTGGAAGTGGCCGCGCGCATGGGCCGGATCCCGGTGGAGGAGGCGCTGCGGCGCGCCTCGCAGGACGTGCCGCTGGGCCGACTGGCCCAGCCCGAGGAGGTCGCCAACGTGGTGCTGTTCCTGGCCTCGCCTTGCGCCAGCTACGTCACCGGCGCCCAGGTGTCCATGGACGGCGCGGCCCGGCCCATGGTGGTCTGA
- a CDS encoding isocitrate lyase/PEP mutase family protein, protein MAPPVHSPSSSTLAQRLRQPGLVVAPGVHEMVSLRLADTFGFEALYMTGFGTVASYLGLPDAGIATYTDMVHRVKAMASMARAPLIADGDTGYGGLLNVSHTVRGYEAAGAAAIQLEDQEFPKKCGHTPGRRVIPMADMVRKIKVACEARASRDFLVIARTDARTTLGLDEALRRAEAYARAGADVLFVESPESVQEMERIGRSTDLPLVANMVEGGRTPVLDRAQLEALRYKIAIFPVTALLAATEAMRGVYAQLKEQGSSAGLAMPLMPFSDLTKLMGFEEVWAFDRRHAEIP, encoded by the coding sequence ATGGCCCCACCCGTTCACTCCCCCTCTTCCTCCACGCTGGCGCAACGGCTCAGGCAGCCGGGGCTGGTCGTGGCGCCCGGTGTGCACGAGATGGTGTCCCTGCGGCTGGCGGACACCTTCGGCTTCGAGGCCCTGTACATGACCGGTTTCGGCACCGTGGCCAGCTACCTGGGCCTGCCGGATGCCGGCATCGCCACCTACACCGACATGGTCCATCGCGTCAAAGCCATGGCCTCCATGGCGCGCGCCCCGCTGATCGCCGACGGCGACACCGGCTACGGCGGCCTGCTGAACGTGAGCCACACGGTGCGCGGCTACGAGGCGGCGGGCGCGGCGGCCATCCAGCTGGAGGACCAGGAATTCCCCAAGAAATGCGGCCACACGCCGGGCCGCCGGGTGATCCCGATGGCCGACATGGTGCGCAAGATCAAGGTCGCCTGCGAGGCGCGCGCCAGCCGCGACTTCCTCGTCATCGCTCGCACCGACGCGCGCACCACGCTGGGCCTGGACGAGGCCCTGCGGCGCGCCGAGGCCTATGCCCGGGCCGGCGCGGACGTCCTGTTCGTCGAGTCGCCCGAATCGGTGCAGGAGATGGAGCGCATCGGCCGCAGCACCGACCTGCCGCTGGTGGCCAACATGGTGGAAGGCGGCCGCACGCCGGTGCTGGACCGCGCCCAGCTGGAGGCGCTGCGCTACAAGATCGCCATCTTCCCCGTGACGGCGCTGCTGGCCGCCACCGAGGCCATGCGCGGGGTGTACGCCCAGCTCAAGGAGCAGGGCTCCTCGGCCGGCCTGGCGATGCCGCTGATGCCCTTCAGCGACCTGACCAAGCTGATGGGCTTCGAGGAGGTCTGGGCCTTCGACCGGCGCCACGCCGAGATCCCCTGA